From Methylobacterium radiodurans, a single genomic window includes:
- a CDS encoding 3'-5' exonuclease, with translation MLDQHRGGTQPRLPGVARPAGRHGPGVLSSDPARGRQHPHSGASRTSMRSHNGEEHPNDTLLMLDVETVPDPALMPGDWPADRFPKPLWHKVVAISVVEAAVGRDPGTRSETYEVRSCRSGGEPDWDEVRLLRAFWKLFEGARHRVVTWNGRAFDMPVILARSLVHGLSAPAWFQRGTRWANYGQRHAQEWHLDLMDAMSSFGAAPRLTLEEAAAAVGAPGKMGEHGSCVADLVSRGEIARVRAYCETDVANLFVVFLRWAHLTGRVDAGSHDEAIDGLLRRLDEDGAERPHLAAFAREWRSNAERVPPYVGRRSQDGLRPRGG, from the coding sequence ATGCTCGACCAGCACCGCGGTGGCACCCAGCCGCGTCTTCCGGGCGTCGCCCGCCCTGCCGGGCGGCACGGCCCGGGCGTCCTGTCGTCCGACCCCGCCCGAGGTCGGCAGCACCCGCACTCGGGCGCGTCCCGGACCTCGATGCGCTCTCACAATGGGGAGGAGCACCCGAACGACACCTTGCTGATGCTCGACGTCGAGACCGTGCCGGACCCCGCGCTGATGCCGGGGGATTGGCCCGCGGACCGGTTCCCGAAGCCGCTCTGGCACAAGGTGGTCGCCATCTCCGTCGTCGAGGCCGCGGTCGGCAGGGATCCCGGGACGCGTTCGGAGACCTACGAGGTCCGCTCCTGTCGCAGCGGCGGTGAACCGGATTGGGACGAGGTCCGGCTCCTACGGGCGTTCTGGAAGCTCTTCGAGGGTGCCCGGCACAGGGTCGTCACCTGGAACGGTCGCGCGTTCGACATGCCGGTCATCCTCGCCCGCTCCCTCGTGCATGGCCTCTCGGCGCCCGCCTGGTTCCAGAGAGGCACCAGATGGGCCAACTACGGGCAGCGCCACGCCCAGGAGTGGCACCTCGACCTCATGGACGCGATGTCCTCGTTCGGCGCCGCGCCGCGCCTCACGCTGGAGGAGGCCGCCGCCGCGGTCGGCGCGCCGGGCAAGATGGGCGAGCACGGGTCCTGCGTCGCGGATCTCGTGTCCCGCGGCGAGATCGCGCGCGTGCGCGCCTACTGCGAGACCGACGTCGCGAACCTCTTCGTCGTCTTCCTCAGATGGGCCCACCTCACCGGTCGGGTGGACGCGGGCTCCCACGACGAGGCGATCGACGGCCTCTTGCGCCGCCTGGACGAGGACGGCGCGGAAAGGCCGCACCTTGCGGCCTTCGCCCGGGAATGGCGCAGTAACGCGGAACGCGTGCCGCCTTACGTGGGACGGCGATCGCAGGACGGCCTGCGTCCCCGCGGGGGGTAG
- a CDS encoding metallophosphoesterase, with the protein MKLWIFSDLHRDVGRPWTPPAIPPADVAVVAGDLGGCLADGVAWLARVVRPHMPVVLVAGNCDFHGRCHPEELRRARAAARDRGIDLLENRSVVIGDVAFSGCTLWTDYDLEGERWRADAMREAADGLNDHRLIAARREPRRQPFRPEHAAELHRDSRAFLQAALAARSGEARARVVVSHHAPSGRSVAKRYLGRPMNPSFASRLDSLVAAAAPGIWVHGHAHASFDYRCGDTRVLCNPKGYGAENPDFDPAMLVDVPSAES; encoded by the coding sequence ATGAAGCTCTGGATCTTCTCGGACCTGCACCGCGACGTCGGCCGTCCCTGGACCCCGCCGGCCATCCCTCCGGCCGACGTGGCAGTCGTCGCGGGCGATCTCGGCGGATGCCTCGCCGACGGCGTGGCATGGCTCGCGCGGGTGGTTCGCCCCCACATGCCGGTCGTGCTCGTCGCCGGGAACTGCGATTTCCACGGGAGGTGCCATCCGGAGGAGCTGAGACGGGCGCGGGCGGCCGCCCGCGATCGGGGCATCGACCTCCTGGAAAACCGGAGCGTGGTGATCGGCGACGTAGCCTTCTCGGGCTGCACCTTGTGGACGGATTACGACCTCGAAGGCGAGCGCTGGCGCGCGGACGCCATGCGCGAGGCCGCCGATGGCTTGAACGACCACAGGTTGATCGCCGCGCGGCGCGAGCCGCGGCGGCAGCCTTTCCGACCGGAACATGCGGCGGAGCTTCATCGGGACTCCCGTGCCTTCCTGCAGGCCGCCCTCGCGGCCAGGTCGGGCGAGGCCCGCGCCCGCGTCGTCGTCTCGCATCATGCCCCGAGCGGACGCTCCGTCGCCAAGCGGTATCTCGGACGGCCGATGAACCCGAGCTTCGCCTCGCGCCTCGATAGCTTGGTCGCAGCCGCGGCTCCCGGGATCTGGGTGCACGGCCACGCCCATGCGTCCTTCGATTACCGCTGCGGCGATACCCGCGTGCTGTGCAATCCGAAGGGATACGGGGCCGAGAACCCGGATTTCGATCCTGCCATGTTGGTCGATGTCCCCTCGGCGGAGAGCTGA
- a CDS encoding metallophosphoesterase, whose amino-acid sequence MPKVALDPFDDAPAPLPRRGNLPAPADRSRDASGDAPAPVRRPMRIWILSDLQTDREVLPALPVVAPDFDVLVLAGGIAPSLEACLRWIAAERDGLIAGKPVILVAGSAEFGTAAPDPDGIARARELAVGMGVRLLSDETARLEAPDGTAVHVVGATLWTDWCLMGPFQGQGARVQARRMWSADGSHPVRPPGWSPHDALAAHARSRAYIEDALAAIVQQGLGFRPGPQTLVPGVRPEDRAVVVTHHAPSRRCLPELWKGWSYERWLPATYASDLEAIMLSWGAPALWIHGAVPEAVDIRVGKTRVVANPRGVGNGFDPSLVVEV is encoded by the coding sequence ATGCCGAAGGTTGCCCTGGATCCCTTCGATGACGCACCCGCGCCGCTGCCGCGGCGCGGGAACCTTCCGGCCCCGGCCGACCGGTCGCGCGATGCGTCCGGCGACGCGCCTGCGCCGGTGAGGCGGCCGATGCGGATCTGGATCCTCTCGGACCTGCAAACCGATCGCGAGGTGCTGCCCGCCCTTCCCGTCGTGGCGCCCGACTTCGACGTGCTCGTCCTGGCGGGCGGCATCGCCCCGAGCCTGGAAGCCTGCTTGCGCTGGATCGCCGCGGAGCGGGATGGGCTCATCGCGGGCAAGCCGGTCATCCTCGTGGCCGGCAGCGCGGAGTTCGGAACGGCCGCCCCGGACCCGGACGGGATCGCGCGGGCGCGCGAGCTCGCCGTCGGCATGGGCGTCAGGCTCCTGTCGGACGAGACCGCGCGACTGGAGGCACCGGACGGCACCGCCGTCCACGTCGTGGGGGCCACGCTGTGGACCGATTGGTGCCTCATGGGCCCGTTCCAGGGGCAAGGCGCCCGGGTCCAGGCCCGGCGTATGTGGTCGGCCGACGGCTCCCACCCGGTCCGCCCGCCAGGCTGGTCGCCGCACGACGCATTGGCCGCCCACGCGCGATCGCGGGCATACATCGAGGACGCCCTCGCAGCGATCGTCCAACAAGGCCTCGGCTTCAGGCCGGGACCTCAAACCTTGGTTCCCGGCGTCCGTCCCGAGGACCGTGCCGTCGTGGTCACGCACCACGCGCCGTCCCGCCGATGCCTGCCCGAGCTTTGGAAGGGGTGGAGTTACGAGCGATGGTTGCCGGCGACGTATGCTTCCGACCTGGAAGCGATCATGCTGTCCTGGGGTGCCCCGGCCCTCTGGATCCATGGCGCCGTCCCCGAGGCGGTCGACATCCGCGTCGGCAAGACCCGCGTGGTCGCCAATCCCAGAGGCGTGGGCAACGGCTTCGACCCGTCGCTGGTCGTGGAAGTGTGA
- a CDS encoding S1 family peptidase, producing MLARLIATTSAIVIMHLGAQSALAAPLPPTLTVDKTVGKVAGWSIGYSESLDGCLAAATYGDGTTMWFGINGKRGTTYIAFTNEKWRSIEIGEEYEIRMTTRGRAAWRGLFTGFARDDERGLFQAGLKDKFIDDLASAGSVSVLFKGRQIAQLSLVGSTEAFEAVIGCQKDVRTASAKADGAGPAKPHKRAEGSFSTGTGFFVSERGHILTNNHVVEGCSDYIVQQPGNPSIKARLVARDANNDLAVLSTDLPQKVVPPLSVRARLGEPVYVYGFPQTDVLSSTGNFTIGNVTATAGSNNDTRNIQISAPIHGGNSGGPVLDQYANVVGVIQSKQVAFASGDIPQNVNFAIKTSVALSFLDANAIEAPINVRTSDAMDGSTIAEKARDFTVQVVCR from the coding sequence ATGCTGGCACGTCTCATCGCCACCACAAGCGCGATCGTCATCATGCACTTGGGCGCTCAATCCGCGCTAGCGGCGCCCCTGCCGCCGACCCTTACGGTCGATAAGACGGTCGGAAAAGTCGCTGGCTGGTCGATCGGCTACAGCGAAAGCCTCGACGGGTGTCTGGCCGCCGCGACCTATGGCGATGGAACTACGATGTGGTTCGGCATCAACGGCAAGCGGGGGACGACCTACATCGCATTCACGAACGAGAAATGGCGTTCCATCGAGATCGGCGAAGAGTACGAAATACGAATGACGACTCGCGGGCGCGCGGCGTGGCGCGGTCTGTTTACCGGCTTCGCCCGCGACGATGAGCGCGGTTTGTTCCAAGCAGGATTGAAAGACAAATTCATTGACGATCTTGCAAGCGCCGGATCTGTGTCGGTGCTTTTCAAAGGGCGCCAAATAGCTCAGCTTTCGCTCGTCGGATCAACGGAAGCGTTCGAAGCGGTCATAGGCTGCCAGAAGGACGTAAGAACCGCTTCTGCAAAGGCTGATGGAGCAGGTCCGGCAAAGCCTCACAAGAGAGCCGAAGGGAGCTTTAGCACCGGTACCGGGTTCTTCGTATCTGAACGGGGGCACATCCTAACGAACAACCATGTTGTCGAAGGATGCTCTGATTACATCGTTCAGCAACCCGGGAATCCTTCAATTAAAGCTCGCCTCGTGGCGCGAGACGCTAACAACGATCTTGCGGTGCTCAGCACCGACCTACCCCAAAAGGTTGTCCCGCCCCTGTCGGTCAGAGCGCGCTTGGGTGAGCCGGTCTACGTTTATGGCTTTCCCCAAACAGACGTACTGTCATCTACCGGGAACTTCACGATCGGCAACGTAACAGCGACCGCCGGATCGAACAATGATACCCGGAACATCCAAATTTCCGCTCCCATCCACGGCGGCAACAGCGGTGGCCCAGTGCTGGACCAATACGCAAACGTCGTCGGCGTCATTCAATCGAAGCAGGTTGCTTTCGCGTCTGGCGATATCCCGCAGAACGTCAACTTCGCGATCAAGACATCGGTAGCCCTGAGCTTCCTCGACGCGAACGCAATCGAAGCACCGATCAACGTTCGGACGAGCGATGCGATGGATGGGTCCACGATCGCGGAGAAGGCTCGTGACTTCACCGTGCAAGTCGTCTGTCGCTGA
- a CDS encoding PilZ domain-containing protein, producing MSSISIRSKRRASDSLGRITHEGGEILCDVRDISIAGARLTVHGEQQAPESFSLKIEGTGLTFSCDVVWRKQRDLGVRFLAKGARGHAGAGSS from the coding sequence ATGTCTTCCATCAGCATCCGCTCGAAGCGCCGCGCGAGCGACAGCCTTGGCCGTATCACTCATGAAGGAGGCGAGATCCTCTGTGATGTCAGGGACATCTCAATTGCCGGTGCCCGCCTGACGGTGCATGGCGAGCAGCAGGCACCAGAAAGTTTTTCGCTTAAGATCGAAGGCACCGGCCTGACCTTCTCTTGCGATGTCGTCTGGCGCAAACAGAGAGATCTTGGTGTCCGCTTCCTGGCGAAGGGCGCTCGTGGGCACGCAGGCGCTGGATCATCGTGA